A single Sphingomonas kaistensis DNA region contains:
- a CDS encoding LytTR family DNA-binding domain-containing protein, which produces MDEAALKTLVVDDEPLATERLQLLLARIGGIDLVGTASDGESACRMAEALRPDLLLLDIAMPGMDGIDVARELGRSGTRPAVIFVTAFDQFAVSAFEVEAVDYLVKPVDPKRLERALERARDHLARRREGSAETAPAAGTYLDEFWASDLSGLVRIRAIDIDRVSAERDYMRLHVGPRSWLIHHSMAALEEGLDPAVFVRLHRSAIVRRDFISGFQRNASGRWIARLADGTEQPVGRLYADCVREIAGR; this is translated from the coding sequence ATGGATGAAGCCGCTTTGAAGACACTCGTCGTCGATGACGAACCGCTGGCGACCGAACGGCTGCAACTGCTGCTGGCGCGGATCGGCGGGATCGATCTCGTCGGCACTGCAAGCGACGGCGAAAGCGCGTGCCGCATGGCTGAAGCGCTACGCCCCGATCTTCTGCTGCTCGATATCGCCATGCCGGGCATGGACGGCATCGACGTCGCCCGCGAACTGGGGCGCTCGGGCACCCGGCCGGCGGTGATCTTCGTCACCGCCTTCGACCAGTTCGCCGTTTCGGCCTTCGAGGTCGAGGCGGTCGACTATCTGGTCAAGCCGGTCGATCCCAAGCGGCTCGAGCGCGCCCTGGAGCGCGCCCGCGATCATCTCGCACGGCGCCGCGAGGGCTCAGCTGAAACCGCACCCGCGGCCGGCACCTATCTCGACGAATTCTGGGCCTCCGACCTCAGCGGGCTGGTCCGTATCCGCGCGATCGACATCGACCGGGTATCGGCCGAGCGCGACTACATGCGGCTTCACGTCGGCCCGCGCAGCTGGCTCATCCACCACAGCATGGCCGCGCTCGAAGAAGGGCTCGATCCCGCCGTGTTCGTCCGCCTGCACCGCTCGGCAATCGTGCGCCGCGACTTCATCAGCGGCTTTCAGCGTAATGCCTCGGGCCGATGGATCGCACGGCTGGCGGACGGGACCGAGCAGCCGGTCGGCCGCCTTTACGCCGATTGCGTGCGGGAGATCGCGGGGCGCTAG
- a CDS encoding DUF3140 domain-containing protein gives MADTIDDKERTEIRKEFKEAVNMTPSELEKWLDTDESKDVGWKGEDGKGSGESVGHKSGKRIVELLRTKVDDLSDDDLKHMKKVTGYVHRHMKQKPAHPDGSKWEASLKNWGHDPSKK, from the coding sequence ATGGCCGATACCATCGACGACAAAGAACGCACCGAGATCCGCAAGGAGTTCAAGGAAGCCGTCAACATGACCCCGTCCGAGCTCGAGAAATGGCTCGACACCGACGAAAGCAAGGACGTCGGCTGGAAGGGCGAGGACGGCAAGGGCTCGGGCGAAAGCGTCGGGCACAAATCGGGCAAGCGGATCGTCGAACTGCTGCGGACCAAGGTCGACGATCTGTCCGACGACGATCTCAAGCACATGAAAAAGGTGACCGGCTACGTCCATCGTCACATGAAGCAGAAGCCGGCGCATCCCGATGGATCGAAGTGGGAAGCCAGCCTCAAGAACTGGGGTCACGATCCGTCGAAGAAATGA
- a CDS encoding glutaredoxin — protein sequence MPKAQITRMVLPDHECPFGRRALELLNDNGFEVEEHQLTTREETDAFKAEHGLSTTPLIVIDGETIGGCSDLEKFLSAHA from the coding sequence ATGCCCAAAGCCCAGATCACCCGCATGGTCCTTCCCGACCATGAATGCCCATTCGGCCGCCGTGCGCTCGAATTGCTGAACGACAACGGCTTCGAGGTCGAAGAGCATCAGCTCACGACCCGCGAAGAAACCGATGCCTTCAAGGCCGAGCACGGCCTGTCGACCACGCCGCTGATCGTCATCGACGGCGAAACCATCGGCGGGTGCAGCGATCTCGAGAAATTCCTGAGCGCGCACGCCTGA
- a CDS encoding ATP-dependent helicase, with product MSESAALSPEPAYLASLNAPQREAVLTTEGPVLVLAGAGTGKTAALTARLAHLIATRKAWPSEILAVTFTNKAAREMRERISRISGGAIEGMPWLGTFHSIAAKMLRVHAELAGLQSNFTILDTDDQLRLMKQLIVAAEIDEKRWPARQLSGLIDRWKNKGLTPEQVDAGESEAFANGRGADLYKQYQDRLKAVNACDFGDLLLHMLVIFRTHEDVLERYRTRFKYLLVDEYQDTNAVQYEWLKLLAEPRRNLCCVGDDDQSIYSWRGAEVANILRFERDFPGAAVIRLEQNYRSTPHILGAASGLIANNSGRLGKDLWTEVDTGEKVKVVGVWDGPEEARRVGEEAEQHQRRGSLSDIAILVRAQFQTREFEERFIAIGLPYQIVGGFRFYERAEIRDALAYLRLVQSPSDDLAFERIVNTPKRGLGDKAVANIHRYARASGQPLLLAAAQMLDSDELTPQAKRSLGRFVGDFARWRQMHLAAADTPAPLGAPPAHAELARQLLDESGYTAALQNERTAEATGRLENLAELTRAMEEYENLPSFLEHVSLVMDNDADKTGEKVTIMTIHAAKGLEFPIVYLAGWEEGVFPSQRALDEGGTASLEEERRLAYVAITRAREKATIFHAANRRIYGQWTSSIPSRFVGELPKEHIEEETTMTGGESLWRAQWSEHGDPFAHVAAQRPDRLSTRGPGFGRAAQTFTPVPQRIVEARASAVSLGNKGRDDLSVGQRVFHGKFGYGAIAAIEGNKLEIDFEHAGRKRVLDSFVSLG from the coding sequence GTGTCCGAATCCGCCGCCCTGTCGCCCGAGCCCGCCTATCTCGCCAGCCTGAACGCGCCTCAGCGCGAAGCCGTGCTGACGACCGAAGGCCCGGTCCTGGTGCTGGCCGGAGCGGGCACCGGCAAGACCGCCGCGCTGACCGCACGCCTCGCGCACCTCATCGCCACCCGCAAAGCCTGGCCGAGCGAGATCCTGGCGGTCACCTTCACCAACAAGGCCGCGCGCGAGATGCGCGAGCGGATCAGCCGGATCAGCGGCGGCGCGATCGAGGGCATGCCGTGGCTCGGCACCTTTCACTCGATCGCCGCCAAGATGCTCCGCGTCCATGCCGAACTCGCCGGGCTGCAATCGAACTTCACCATCCTTGACACCGACGATCAGCTCCGCCTGATGAAGCAGCTCATCGTCGCGGCCGAGATCGACGAAAAACGCTGGCCCGCGCGCCAATTGTCCGGCCTGATCGACCGCTGGAAAAACAAGGGCCTCACCCCCGAGCAGGTCGACGCGGGTGAATCCGAAGCCTTTGCCAATGGCCGGGGCGCCGACCTCTACAAGCAGTATCAGGACCGGTTGAAGGCGGTGAACGCCTGCGATTTCGGCGACCTGCTGCTGCACATGCTGGTCATCTTCCGCACTCATGAGGACGTGCTGGAACGCTATCGCACCCGCTTCAAATATCTGCTGGTGGACGAATATCAGGACACCAACGCGGTCCAGTATGAGTGGCTCAAGCTTCTTGCCGAACCGCGCCGCAACCTCTGCTGCGTCGGTGACGACGACCAGTCGATCTACTCCTGGCGCGGCGCCGAAGTCGCTAACATCCTCCGCTTCGAGCGCGATTTTCCGGGCGCGGCGGTGATCCGGCTCGAGCAGAATTACCGCTCCACCCCGCATATTCTCGGCGCCGCCTCAGGCCTCATCGCTAACAATTCGGGCCGCCTCGGCAAGGACCTGTGGACCGAGGTCGATACGGGCGAAAAGGTGAAGGTGGTCGGCGTGTGGGACGGCCCGGAGGAAGCCCGCCGCGTCGGCGAAGAGGCCGAACAACACCAACGCCGCGGCAGTCTCAGCGATATCGCCATCCTCGTGCGCGCCCAGTTTCAGACCCGCGAGTTCGAAGAACGCTTCATTGCGATCGGCCTCCCCTACCAGATCGTCGGCGGCTTTCGCTTTTACGAACGCGCCGAAATCCGCGACGCGCTGGCCTATCTGCGCCTGGTGCAAAGTCCGTCCGACGACCTCGCGTTCGAGCGGATCGTCAACACCCCCAAGCGCGGCCTCGGCGACAAGGCGGTGGCCAACATCCACCGCTATGCCCGCGCCTCAGGCCAGCCGCTCCTGCTCGCCGCCGCGCAAATGCTCGATTCGGACGAACTCACCCCGCAGGCCAAGCGCAGCCTCGGCCGCTTCGTCGGCGACTTCGCGCGCTGGCGGCAGATGCACCTGGCCGCGGCCGACACCCCCGCCCCGCTCGGCGCGCCGCCGGCCCATGCCGAGCTCGCCCGACAATTGCTCGACGAAAGTGGCTACACCGCCGCGCTCCAAAACGAGCGCACCGCCGAAGCCACCGGCCGGCTCGAAAATCTCGCCGAACTGACCCGCGCGATGGAGGAGTATGAGAATCTTCCCTCCTTCCTCGAGCATGTCAGCCTGGTCATGGACAATGACGCCGACAAGACCGGCGAGAAGGTCACCATCATGACCATCCACGCCGCCAAGGGGCTCGAATTCCCGATCGTCTATCTCGCCGGGTGGGAAGAAGGTGTGTTCCCTTCGCAGCGCGCGCTCGACGAAGGCGGCACCGCCAGCCTCGAGGAAGAACGCCGGCTCGCCTATGTCGCGATTACCCGGGCGCGGGAAAAGGCGACCATCTTCCACGCCGCCAACCGCCGCATCTATGGCCAGTGGACAAGCTCGATACCGAGCCGCTTCGTCGGCGAACTGCCCAAGGAGCATATCGAGGAAGAGACCACCATGACCGGCGGCGAATCGCTGTGGCGCGCGCAGTGGAGCGAGCATGGCGATCCCTTCGCCCATGTCGCCGCCCAGCGCCCTGACCGCCTGTCGACCCGCGGCCCCGGCTTCGGCCGCGCGGCGCAGACCTTCACCCCCGTTCCCCAGCGCATCGTCGAAGCACGCGCCTCGGCGGTCAGCCTCGGCAACAAGGGCCGCGACGATCTCAGCGTCGGGCAGCGCGTGTTCCACGGCAAGTTCGGCTACGGCGCCATCGCCGCGATCGAGGGCAACAAGCTCGAGATCGATTTCGAGCATGCCGGTCGCAAGCGCGTGCTCGACAGCTTTGTCAGCCTCGGTTGA
- a CDS encoding energy transducer TonB, with protein MFVIAVAAAFAQAASAPAATPPVSRGPLERYISPDDYPQGAPASAARSVSVVLVVGPDGRVANCTITTSSGNGALDATTCRLLRSRTRFTPATSAAGVPVAGEVGATIDWAAIRRGTRPVADSPPLIRTLAPPPVITATVPLPPPESGPGGARARFPLGMLVTSSDYPPEAIRAGEQGTTGFRLVVAADGSVSDCTVTQSSGSATLDAATCRLMSSRAKFTPALDTKGKPSIDTVNARIVWRLPPQSVVVPDVALIRFVLGADGKPRNCTAFSQSVGRTQETKAPDCGDRPPPGAVIAVLRSAGGEGTLRVRFESRLLRDAAEPWPKLERAGLKIIGFDLVRMRVAPGGKVLDCFVLERQSGGLPANNLCRPNMQIQGYTADGDAEMRIVAFTALETAA; from the coding sequence ATGTTCGTCATTGCCGTTGCCGCCGCCTTCGCCCAGGCCGCCAGCGCCCCCGCCGCGACCCCTCCCGTCAGCCGGGGGCCGCTCGAACGTTACATTTCCCCCGACGATTATCCGCAAGGCGCCCCCGCGTCGGCGGCGCGGTCGGTGTCGGTGGTTCTCGTCGTCGGCCCTGATGGGCGGGTGGCGAATTGCACTATTACGACCAGCAGCGGCAACGGCGCGCTCGATGCTACGACGTGCCGGCTGCTGCGGAGCCGCACCCGTTTCACGCCGGCCACGAGCGCGGCGGGGGTGCCGGTCGCCGGAGAGGTTGGCGCGACCATCGATTGGGCGGCGATCCGGCGGGGTACGCGCCCGGTTGCTGACAGCCCACCCCTGATTCGAACCTTGGCGCCACCGCCGGTGATCACGGCAACGGTTCCGCTGCCGCCTCCTGAAAGCGGTCCGGGCGGTGCGCGGGCTCGCTTCCCCCTTGGCATGCTCGTGACGTCGTCCGATTATCCGCCCGAAGCCATCCGGGCGGGAGAGCAGGGGACGACCGGCTTCAGGCTTGTCGTCGCCGCCGATGGCTCGGTCAGCGATTGCACCGTCACCCAGTCGAGTGGATCGGCAACGCTCGACGCGGCGACGTGCCGCTTGATGAGCAGCCGGGCCAAGTTCACTCCTGCGCTCGACACGAAGGGCAAGCCGTCGATCGATACGGTCAACGCCCGCATCGTTTGGCGCTTGCCGCCGCAAAGCGTGGTCGTGCCCGACGTTGCGCTGATCCGCTTTGTTCTCGGTGCGGACGGCAAGCCCCGGAATTGCACGGCCTTCTCCCAAAGCGTCGGGCGCACTCAGGAAACAAAAGCCCCGGACTGCGGGGACCGCCCGCCGCCCGGCGCGGTGATTGCCGTCTTGCGTAGCGCAGGCGGTGAGGGGACGCTGCGCGTGCGGTTCGAATCCCGTCTGCTGCGCGATGCGGCGGAGCCGTGGCCAAAGCTCGAACGCGCAGGCCTCAAGATCATCGGCTTCGATCTTGTACGGATGCGCGTGGCGCCGGGCGGGAAGGTGCTGGATTGCTTTGTGCTCGAACGACAATCGGGCGGGCTTCCGGCGAACAATCTTTGCCGTCCCAACATGCAGATCCAAGGCTATACCGCGGACGGGGACGCAGAGATGCGGATCGTTGCCTTTACCGCGCTGGAAACGGCGGCCTGA
- a CDS encoding serine hydrolase domain-containing protein — translation MGAAIASIRVVEPVGTAESKAAQVRAASLQLAKVQPAARQRVDYARLDARLKRLAEKPTVVGLAVGVVENGRITFLSGYGETLEGSGEKVTPDTVFRWASVSKGVAGTMVAKLAEQGKIRLDAPVVNYAPGLKLPGGNEYRASVTDVLSHRLGLYRNALDNKLEEGQSPQILRAQLASLNAICPPDTCWSYQNIAFDAASDMVARATGIPYQEAVRQQLFGPLGMTSASLTREGLVSARSWARPHTVGRRPLEVLEPYYRVPAAGGVNSNIKDMSLWMIAQMGGMPAVLDQKLLDTIHAPLVKTPGERQRLRKFLERIGEAQYGLGWRSYDYAGRRIVGHRGGVNGYRSLILFDPAMKSGVVALWNSNTSQPGGLEFEVMDMLHGLPFRDWMEIDKAGGPVPEPASEDTASVGNGDRR, via the coding sequence ATGGGCGCCGCCATTGCCAGCATCCGGGTCGTCGAGCCCGTCGGCACCGCAGAAAGCAAGGCGGCGCAAGTGCGCGCCGCGAGCCTGCAGCTCGCCAAGGTCCAGCCGGCCGCGCGCCAGCGGGTCGATTATGCGCGTCTCGATGCGCGGCTGAAGCGGCTGGCCGAGAAGCCGACGGTGGTGGGTCTGGCGGTCGGCGTGGTCGAGAACGGCCGGATCACCTTTCTGTCGGGCTATGGCGAGACCCTGGAAGGGTCGGGCGAGAAGGTGACCCCAGACACGGTGTTCCGCTGGGCTTCGGTCAGCAAGGGCGTCGCGGGAACGATGGTCGCCAAGCTGGCCGAGCAGGGCAAGATCAGGCTCGACGCGCCGGTGGTGAATTATGCGCCGGGGCTGAAGCTTCCGGGCGGCAACGAGTATCGTGCCAGCGTAACCGACGTGCTGAGCCACCGGCTGGGCCTGTATCGCAACGCGCTCGACAACAAGCTGGAGGAAGGGCAGTCGCCGCAAATCCTGCGGGCACAGCTTGCCAGCCTCAACGCCATTTGCCCGCCCGATACCTGCTGGTCCTATCAGAATATCGCCTTCGACGCGGCGAGCGACATGGTCGCGCGGGCGACGGGCATCCCGTATCAGGAAGCGGTGCGGCAGCAGTTGTTCGGGCCGCTGGGCATGACCAGCGCGAGCTTGACCCGCGAGGGGCTGGTCAGCGCCAGGAGCTGGGCGCGGCCGCACACGGTCGGGCGCCGACCGCTGGAGGTACTGGAGCCTTATTACCGGGTGCCGGCGGCGGGCGGGGTCAACAGCAATATCAAGGACATGTCCTTGTGGATGATCGCGCAGATGGGCGGCATGCCCGCGGTGCTCGACCAGAAATTGCTCGACACCATTCACGCGCCGCTGGTGAAGACGCCGGGCGAACGGCAGCGGTTGCGCAAGTTCCTCGAGCGGATCGGCGAAGCGCAATATGGCCTCGGCTGGCGCTCCTATGATTATGCCGGGCGGCGGATCGTCGGCCATCGCGGCGGGGTCAACGGTTATCGTTCGCTGATCCTGTTCGATCCCGCGATGAAGAGTGGTGTGGTGGCGCTGTGGAACAGCAATACCAGCCAGCCGGGCGGGCTCGAATTCGAGGTGATGGACATGCTCCACGGCCTGCCGTTCCGCGACTGGATGGAGATCGACAAGGCAGGCGGCCCGGTGCCCGAACCGGCGAGCGAGGACACTGCCAGCGTGGGGAACGGCGACCGGCGCTAG
- a CDS encoding DUF3597 domain-containing protein — translation MGIFDKIKGAIFGHKDPGPGNRPTIPAGMAGGPPSGTPQPTQGQPLGQSGTQAQAAPAPAAQDVDVEKVLADISTQRGNPDLNYKTSIVDLMKLLGIDSSLENRKELAKELGYAGDLNGSAEMNIWLHKATMKQLAANGGRVPASFID, via the coding sequence ATGGGTATCTTCGACAAGATCAAGGGCGCGATCTTCGGCCACAAGGATCCGGGCCCCGGCAATCGCCCGACCATCCCGGCCGGCATGGCCGGCGGTCCGCCGAGCGGGACGCCGCAGCCGACGCAGGGCCAGCCCCTCGGTCAGTCCGGCACGCAGGCGCAAGCCGCTCCCGCGCCGGCCGCACAGGACGTGGATGTCGAGAAGGTGCTGGCCGACATCAGCACCCAGCGCGGCAATCCCGACCTCAACTACAAGACGTCGATCGTCGATCTGATGAAGCTGTTGGGAATCGATTCCAGCCTCGAAAACCGCAAGGAGCTCGCCAAGGAACTCGGCTACGCCGGTGACCTCAACGGCTCGGCGGAGATGAACATCTGGCTGCACAAAGCGACCATGAAGCAGCTCGCTGCCAATGGGGGCCGCGTACCGGCCAGCTTCATCGACTGA
- a CDS encoding PA2169 family four-helix-bundle protein yields MIGSDNKGTGTLETLTTTLIDSVNGYRDAAENAEGTKFQELFRRNADERSRIAEELRAEIRRLGGNAPDDGSFLGATHQRFLDLKAAVTGRDDKAIINEVERGEDYLKEKFEAALNASDLAPETRSIIERAYQSVRQGHDQISSLKHGLEA; encoded by the coding sequence ATGATCGGTTCGGACAACAAGGGCACGGGCACGCTCGAAACCCTGACCACCACGCTTATCGACAGCGTCAACGGTTATCGCGATGCCGCCGAAAATGCCGAGGGAACCAAGTTTCAGGAGCTGTTCCGCCGCAACGCCGACGAGCGCAGCCGGATCGCCGAAGAGCTTCGCGCCGAAATCCGCCGTCTCGGCGGCAATGCGCCCGACGACGGCAGCTTCCTTGGCGCCACCCACCAGCGTTTCCTTGACCTCAAGGCGGCGGTGACCGGCCGTGACGACAAGGCGATCATCAATGAGGTCGAGCGCGGCGAGGACTATCTCAAGGAGAAGTTCGAAGCGGCGCTGAACGCCAGCGACCTCGCGCCCGAGACCCGTTCGATCATCGAACGCGCTTATCAGTCGGTGCGCCAGGGCCACGACCAGATCAGCAGCCTGAAGCACGGCCTGGAGGCGTAA
- a CDS encoding dicarboxylate/amino acid:cation symporter has protein sequence MVDANAAPTARPAGLGGKSALLLLAALVGGLVLGIAVAGMGDGVKEPLVQAAALIGGLWLDALRMTVIPLIVALLVVGVVGGADAARAGGLAAKAVAWFVGFYVFSAVFGAVMTPALLAVFPLPQAAAQALQAGLAGVDQSATAAAVPTVADFFKTIIPPNPIAAAANDQILPLVFFTAIFAFALAKVEPARRVGVLGFFEGVSDAMLRVIGWVLWLAPVGVLALAFAVGAGAGGSALGAVVHYVLIISALGVVLTIVGFGIAILVAGYAPGRFFKAITGSMVVALSTRSSLASLPAMLQGAADLRIPQRDADVVLPLAVALFRATGPAMNIGVALYVAHWLGVEISWTGYIAGIAVAAMASIGAVSLPGQISFVTSIAPISIALGVPIEPLALLLALETIPDTFRTLGNVVLDVAVTGAVSEEQTEDSGAAV, from the coding sequence ATGGTTGACGCAAACGCTGCCCCGACGGCCCGGCCTGCCGGCCTCGGCGGCAAGAGTGCGCTGTTGCTGCTGGCCGCGCTGGTCGGCGGACTGGTGCTCGGCATCGCGGTTGCCGGAATGGGCGACGGCGTGAAGGAGCCGCTGGTGCAGGCCGCCGCGCTGATCGGCGGGCTGTGGCTCGACGCCTTGAGGATGACGGTGATCCCGCTGATCGTCGCCTTGCTTGTGGTCGGCGTGGTCGGCGGTGCGGATGCCGCGCGGGCAGGCGGGCTGGCGGCGAAGGCGGTGGCCTGGTTCGTCGGCTTTTATGTCTTTTCGGCGGTGTTCGGGGCGGTGATGACCCCAGCGCTGCTGGCGGTGTTTCCGTTGCCGCAAGCCGCGGCGCAGGCGCTTCAGGCGGGGCTTGCCGGCGTCGACCAGAGCGCGACCGCGGCCGCGGTGCCGACCGTGGCCGATTTCTTCAAGACCATCATTCCGCCCAATCCCATCGCCGCCGCCGCCAACGATCAAATCCTCCCCTTGGTCTTCTTCACCGCCATCTTCGCCTTCGCTTTGGCCAAGGTCGAGCCGGCGCGGCGGGTGGGCGTGCTCGGTTTCTTCGAAGGAGTGTCGGACGCGATGCTGCGAGTGATCGGCTGGGTGCTGTGGCTGGCGCCGGTGGGCGTGCTGGCGCTGGCCTTTGCGGTCGGCGCAGGCGCGGGCGGATCGGCGCTCGGCGCGGTGGTGCATTATGTGCTGATCATCTCGGCGCTGGGCGTGGTGCTGACGATCGTCGGGTTCGGGATCGCGATCCTGGTCGCGGGCTACGCACCGGGGCGGTTTTTCAAGGCGATCACCGGATCGATGGTGGTGGCGCTGTCTACCCGCTCGTCGCTCGCATCGCTTCCCGCCATGCTGCAAGGCGCCGCCGATCTGCGCATTCCCCAGCGCGATGCGGACGTGGTGCTGCCGCTTGCGGTGGCGCTGTTCCGGGCGACCGGGCCGGCGATGAACATCGGCGTGGCGCTGTATGTCGCGCATTGGCTTGGCGTGGAGATCAGCTGGACCGGCTACATCGCCGGGATCGCGGTGGCGGCGATGGCCTCGATCGGCGCGGTCAGCCTGCCGGGGCAGATCAGCTTCGTCACCTCGATCGCTCCGATTAGCATCGCACTCGGCGTGCCGATCGAGCCGCTCGCGCTACTTCTGGCGCTGGAAACCATTCCCGACACCTTCCGCACGCTGGGCAACGTGGTGCTGGACGTGGCGGTGACCGGCGCTGTGTCGGAGGAGCAGACGGAAGACAGCGGGGCCGCGGTCTAG
- a CDS encoding hemerythrin domain-containing protein, with protein MADKAPDAITLLKNDHREVEDLFKKYEKEESAAAKRKIATEIASALIVHTKIENDHFYPACEGHVDEAKLKEAYVEHDAATVLIAEILASDKGDEYAEAKVKVLSEEIEHHVGEEERWLTGIFSQAKRHGVDMDALGVELAEAKTRYEAEIAKDGPQAHLDALKKTKLATA; from the coding sequence ATGGCCGACAAAGCCCCCGACGCGATCACCTTGCTCAAGAACGACCACCGTGAGGTGGAGGACCTGTTCAAGAAATACGAAAAGGAAGAAAGCGCCGCCGCCAAGCGCAAGATCGCGACCGAGATCGCTAGCGCGCTGATCGTCCACACCAAGATCGAGAACGATCATTTCTATCCGGCGTGCGAAGGCCATGTCGACGAAGCCAAGCTCAAGGAAGCCTATGTCGAGCATGATGCGGCGACCGTTCTGATCGCCGAGATCCTGGCGAGCGACAAGGGCGACGAATATGCCGAAGCCAAGGTCAAGGTGCTGAGCGAAGAGATCGAGCATCATGTCGGCGAGGAAGAGCGCTGGCTGACCGGCATCTTCAGCCAGGCCAAGCGGCATGGCGTCGACATGGACGCGCTGGGCGTCGAACTGGCCGAGGCCAAGACGCGCTATGAAGCCGAAATCGCCAAGGACGGCCCGCAGGCGCATCTCGACGCGTTGAAGAAAACCAAGCTGGCGACGGCTTGA
- a CDS encoding DEAD/DEAH box helicase produces the protein MLHEHLPSALARALETRGYETLTEVQDAVSTPEAAGRDLLVSARTGSGKTVAFGLAMAGDLLGEAERLPFALKPLALVIAPTRELALQVSTELQWLYEPAGGRVLTCVGGMDPVRERRALENGTHIVVGTPGRLRDHLERGALDLSSLKVVVLDEADEMLDMGFREELEEILDGAPAERRTLLFSATLPKPIVALARRYQRDALRISTVETSAGHGDIAYQAVTVRPTDVEHAVVNLLRFHEAETAILFCATREAVRRLHGSLSERGFTAVALSGEHSQADRNRALQALRDKRARVLVATDVAARGIDLPSVSLVIHVELPRDAEALQHRSGRTGRAGRKGTAVLIVPNMRRRRVEGMLRLARIPVEWTEVPSAEAIRDQDRARLLAQFDEPQPQDEGDANLAAALLDRLGPQGVAQALVARLHADLPAPEDLLEGPGDDGPRHGGFEGAGWFKINAGRRQGGDPKWLLPLICRIGHVPRTEIGAIKVAATESFFEVSPRALQTFVKALRKNSAAMAEDGILVEASTSPDEHHAAGGGPPKPRQGPRGPRPQRR, from the coding sequence ATGCTTCATGAACATCTCCCTTCGGCGCTCGCCCGGGCGCTCGAAACGCGCGGCTATGAAACGCTGACCGAAGTCCAGGACGCGGTGTCCACGCCCGAAGCGGCGGGCCGCGATCTCCTCGTGTCCGCCCGCACCGGGTCGGGCAAGACCGTCGCCTTCGGCCTTGCGATGGCCGGCGACCTGCTGGGCGAGGCCGAGCGGCTGCCCTTTGCGCTAAAGCCGCTGGCGCTGGTGATCGCCCCGACCCGCGAGCTTGCGTTGCAGGTGTCGACCGAATTGCAGTGGCTGTACGAGCCCGCAGGCGGACGCGTGCTGACCTGCGTCGGCGGCATGGACCCGGTGCGCGAGCGCCGTGCGCTCGAAAATGGCACGCACATCGTGGTCGGCACGCCGGGCCGCCTGCGCGACCACCTTGAACGCGGGGCGCTCGACCTGTCGAGCCTCAAGGTCGTGGTGCTCGACGAAGCCGACGAGATGCTCGACATGGGCTTCCGCGAGGAGCTGGAGGAAATCCTCGATGGCGCTCCGGCCGAACGCCGGACTTTGTTGTTTTCCGCCACCCTGCCCAAACCGATCGTCGCGCTTGCCCGGCGTTACCAGCGCGACGCGTTGCGGATCAGCACGGTCGAGACCAGCGCCGGGCATGGCGACATTGCCTATCAGGCGGTGACCGTCCGCCCGACCGACGTAGAGCACGCGGTGGTCAACCTGCTTCGCTTCCACGAGGCGGAAACGGCGATCCTGTTCTGCGCGACGCGCGAAGCGGTTCGGCGGCTGCACGGCAGCCTCTCGGAGCGCGGCTTCACCGCCGTCGCCTTGTCGGGCGAGCATAGCCAGGCCGACCGCAACCGTGCGCTCCAGGCGCTGCGCGATAAGCGGGCGCGGGTGCTGGTCGCGACCGACGTCGCGGCGCGGGGCATCGATCTTCCTTCCGTCAGCCTCGTGATCCACGTCGAATTGCCGCGCGATGCGGAAGCCTTGCAGCACCGCTCAGGCCGCACCGGCCGTGCCGGACGCAAGGGCACGGCGGTGCTGATCGTTCCCAACATGCGCCGCCGGCGGGTCGAGGGCATGCTTCGCCTGGCCCGCATCCCGGTCGAATGGACCGAGGTGCCCAGCGCCGAGGCGATCCGCGATCAGGATCGGGCGCGCCTGCTGGCGCAGTTCGACGAGCCGCAGCCGCAGGACGAGGGCGACGCCAACCTGGCCGCCGCTTTGCTCGACCGGCTTGGGCCGCAGGGCGTGGCGCAGGCGCTGGTTGCGCGGCTTCATGCCGATCTGCCCGCTCCCGAAGATCTGCTCGAAGGGCCGGGCGACGACGGACCGCGTCATGGCGGGTTCGAAGGCGCGGGCTGGTTCAAGATCAATGCCGGGCGGCGGCAGGGCGGCGATCCCAAATGGCTGTTGCCGCTGATCTGCCGCATCGGCCACGTGCCGCGGACCGAGATCGGCGCGATCAAGGTTGCGGCAACCGAAAGCTTCTTCGAAGTCAGCCCGCGCGCATTGCAGACCTTTGTGAAAGCGCTGCGCAAGAACTCGGCCGCGATGGCCGAGGACGGCATCCTGGTCGAAGCCAGCACCAGTCCGGACGAGCATCATGCCGCCGGCGGCGGTCCGCCGAAGCCGCGGCAGGGCCCGCGCGGGCCACGTCCGCAGCGGCGTTAA